One genomic window of Ignavibacteria bacterium includes the following:
- the prfA gene encoding peptide chain release factor 1 — protein sequence MFDKLQNIEERYHELNDLLSSPEVITNQNQFRELSKEQRGIEEIVRKFEEYKKVIAEMESVKEMLENFSDAEMKEMTQLEFDDLQIRIPKVEEELKTLLIPKDPNDDKNCIVEIRAGTGGEESALFVADLFRMYSRFSEKQRWKVELLDWNDTGLGGFKEVIFQLTGDNAYGSLKFESGVHRVQRVPETEAQGRVHTSAVTVAVLPEVEDIEITIKESDIKIETARSGGAGGQNVNKVETKVILTHIPSGLVVTCQTERTQLGNRNRAMKMLKSKLYDIEVEKQASSISSQRKLMVKSGDRSDKIRTYNFPQNRLTDHRIGLTLYNLDRIIDGDLKEIFDQLKLADTAAKLGEGA from the coding sequence ATGTTTGACAAACTACAGAACATAGAAGAACGCTATCACGAATTGAACGATTTACTTTCATCACCGGAAGTCATTACGAATCAAAATCAATTTCGGGAATTAAGTAAAGAGCAGCGCGGCATCGAAGAAATTGTTCGCAAGTTTGAAGAGTATAAAAAAGTTATTGCGGAAATGGAAAGCGTGAAAGAAATGCTCGAAAACTTTTCCGATGCAGAGATGAAAGAAATGACGCAACTCGAATTTGACGATTTGCAAATACGCATTCCCAAAGTCGAAGAAGAACTGAAAACACTTCTCATTCCCAAAGACCCGAACGATGATAAAAATTGTATCGTTGAAATTCGCGCGGGAACGGGAGGAGAAGAAAGCGCATTATTCGTTGCGGATTTATTCAGAATGTATTCTCGCTTTTCCGAAAAGCAACGATGGAAAGTTGAACTTCTTGATTGGAATGATACGGGACTTGGTGGATTTAAGGAAGTGATTTTTCAATTGACCGGAGATAATGCGTATGGAAGTTTGAAATTTGAAAGCGGAGTTCATCGTGTGCAGCGTGTTCCCGAAACGGAAGCACAGGGGAGAGTTCACACTTCCGCTGTCACTGTTGCTGTGCTGCCCGAAGTTGAAGACATAGAAATCACAATAAAAGAAAGCGACATAAAAATAGAAACAGCACGTAGCGGGGGAGCAGGCGGTCAAAATGTAAATAAAGTCGAAACCAAAGTTATCCTCACGCATATTCCTTCGGGGTTAGTTGTAACGTGCCAGACGGAACGAACACAATTAGGAAATCGTAACCGAGCAATGAAGATGTTGAAATCCAAATTGTACGATATAGAAGTCGAAAAACAAGCAAGTTCCATTTCTTCGCAGCGGAAACTGATGGTAAAAAGCGGCGACCGCAGCGATAAAATCCGCACATATAATTTTCCACAAAATCGTCTCACCGACCATCGCATCGGATTAACACTGTACAATCTTGATAGAATCATTGACGGCGACCTCAAAGAAATCTTCGACCAGCTGAAACTTGCTGATACTGCAGCCAAATTAGGAGAGGGCGCATAA